A region of Methyloversatilis discipulorum DNA encodes the following proteins:
- a CDS encoding DNA topoisomerase IV subunit B yields MTTPSYNAAEIQVLEGIAPIQKRPDMYTRTESPNHIIQEMIDNACDEAQGGFADGIRVVMHGDGSVSVEDNGRGIPVDIHPTKKVPAIEVIFTIPHSGGKFEGKAYKIAGGLHGVGVTVTNALSTRLEATVKRGGKEHSITFDHGISQGLTEVGSCPKSHTGTRVRAWPDPKYFASSKVKRADIEHLLRARSAMLPGVRIRFEDEESGAVQEWQYANGLEGYLREEIGDAKCELFCGARTAIAGYDEGEGAEWAIAFPEGVSVRESFVNLIPTPGGGMHESGMRQALFESVKDYATHHGLMPAKLALQSEDVSQHASYVLSAKVLEPRFQGQTKDKLNNREAVKLVYEAIKDTLDRWLNDHATEAQRIAGLAIKSAQTRARAGKVVEKRAGSGVTLLPGKLTDATGTSPEQNEIFLVEGDSAGGSAKQARDRQFQAVLPLRGKVLNTFEIDSSEIFANNEVHDIAVALGIDPHKPDAPDAVLDGLRYHKIIILSDADVDGAHIQTLQLTLFLRHFPKLIERGHVFIGQPPLYCVKIAPTKTRPARRLYALDEAERDTILANLIADGIAESALTVSRFKGLGEMNPDELKETAMNPETRRLIRITQGADPDLVLNTFTMLMGKKEAERRRRWMELEGDKVVPDA; encoded by the coding sequence ATGACGACTCCCAGCTACAACGCCGCTGAAATCCAGGTGCTCGAGGGCATTGCGCCGATCCAGAAGCGGCCGGACATGTACACCCGGACCGAAAGTCCGAACCACATCATCCAGGAAATGATCGACAACGCCTGCGACGAGGCGCAGGGCGGCTTCGCCGACGGCATCCGCGTCGTGATGCACGGCGACGGCTCGGTGTCGGTCGAGGACAACGGTCGCGGCATTCCGGTCGATATCCACCCGACCAAGAAGGTGCCGGCGATCGAGGTCATCTTCACCATCCCGCACTCGGGCGGCAAATTCGAGGGCAAGGCCTACAAGATCGCCGGCGGTCTGCACGGTGTCGGCGTGACGGTGACCAATGCGCTGTCGACCCGGCTGGAGGCGACGGTCAAGCGCGGCGGCAAGGAACATTCGATCACCTTCGACCACGGCATTTCGCAGGGACTGACCGAAGTCGGCAGCTGCCCGAAGTCGCATACCGGCACCCGCGTGCGCGCCTGGCCGGATCCGAAGTACTTCGCCAGCTCGAAGGTGAAGCGTGCCGACATCGAGCATCTGCTGCGCGCGCGCAGCGCCATGCTGCCCGGCGTGCGCATCCGTTTCGAGGACGAAGAGAGCGGGGCGGTGCAGGAGTGGCAGTACGCCAATGGTCTCGAAGGCTATCTGCGCGAGGAGATCGGCGACGCGAAGTGCGAGCTGTTCTGCGGTGCGCGCACGGCGATCGCCGGCTACGACGAGGGCGAGGGCGCCGAATGGGCGATCGCCTTCCCCGAGGGCGTGTCGGTGCGCGAGTCCTTCGTGAACCTGATTCCGACGCCGGGCGGCGGCATGCACGAGTCCGGCATGCGGCAGGCGCTGTTCGAATCGGTGAAGGACTACGCCACCCACCACGGCCTGATGCCGGCCAAGCTCGCGCTGCAGTCGGAAGACGTGTCGCAGCATGCGAGCTATGTGCTCAGCGCCAAGGTGCTGGAGCCGCGCTTCCAGGGGCAGACCAAGGACAAGCTGAACAACCGCGAGGCGGTGAAGCTCGTGTACGAAGCGATCAAGGACACGCTGGACCGCTGGCTCAACGACCACGCGACCGAGGCGCAGCGCATCGCCGGTCTGGCGATCAAGAGTGCGCAAACCCGCGCGCGGGCGGGCAAGGTGGTGGAAAAGCGCGCCGGTTCCGGCGTCACGCTGCTGCCGGGCAAGCTCACCGACGCCACCGGCACCTCGCCGGAACAGAACGAAATCTTCCTGGTCGAGGGCGACTCCGCCGGCGGTAGCGCCAAGCAGGCGCGCGACCGGCAGTTCCAGGCGGTGCTGCCGCTGCGCGGCAAGGTGCTCAACACCTTCGAGATCGACTCGTCGGAGATCTTCGCCAACAACGAAGTGCACGACATCGCGGTGGCGCTGGGCATCGACCCGCACAAGCCGGACGCGCCGGACGCGGTGCTCGACGGCCTGCGTTATCACAAGATCATCATTCTGTCGGATGCCGACGTCGATGGCGCCCACATCCAGACGCTGCAACTCACGCTCTTCCTGCGTCACTTCCCGAAGCTGATCGAACGTGGCCACGTGTTCATCGGCCAGCCGCCGCTGTACTGCGTGAAGATCGCGCCGACCAAGACCCGACCGGCGCGCCGTCTTTACGCGTTGGACGAGGCCGAGCGCGACACCATACTGGCCAACCTGATTGCCGACGGTATTGCCGAGAGCGCGCTGACGGTGAGCCGCTTCAAGGGTCTGGGCGAAATGAATCCGGACGAACTGAAGGAAACCGCGATGAATCCGGAAACGCGCCGGCTCATCCGCATCACCCAGGGGGCCGACCCCGATCTGGTGCTGAACACCTTCACCATGCTGATGGGCAAGAAAGAAGCCGAACGCCGCCGTCGCTGGATGGAACTGGAAGGCGACAAGGTCGTGCCGGATGCTTGA
- the bfr gene encoding bacterioferritin, whose translation MQGKQVILDALNALLVYELAARDQYFIHSRMLDEWGFSKAAARIAHEMEDETGHADALIRRILMLSGTPDMKPAPLNVGHDVVSIFENDLAVEISVVKHLREVMALTEKEQDYVTRDLLLPMLKDTEEDHAHWLEQQLRLIKLMGEQNYLQSAAG comes from the coding sequence ATGCAAGGAAAACAGGTCATCCTCGACGCGCTGAACGCGCTCTTGGTCTACGAACTGGCGGCACGCGACCAGTACTTCATCCATTCGCGCATGCTCGACGAATGGGGCTTCAGCAAGGCCGCCGCGCGCATCGCGCATGAAATGGAAGACGAAACGGGCCACGCCGACGCGCTGATACGCCGCATCCTGATGCTGAGCGGTACGCCTGACATGAAACCCGCCCCGCTCAATGTCGGCCACGACGTCGTCAGCATTTTCGAGAACGATCTGGCGGTGGAGATTTCAGTCGTGAAGCATCTGCGCGAAGTGATGGCACTGACCGAGAAGGAGCAGGATTACGTCACCCGTGATCTGCTGCTGCCGATGCTGAAGGACACCGAAGAGGACCACGCGCACTGGCTGGAACAGCAACTGCGCCTGATCAAGCTGATGGGCGAGCAGAACTACCTGCAGAGCGCTGCGGGCTGA
- a CDS encoding recombination-associated protein RdgC codes for MWFKNLQIYRLTAPFALAPEQLDEKLAAKAFQPGSSAEMQRMGWMSPRDNGALVHAVGGQMLITLRTEKKLLPATVINQVAKARAQEIEEKQGYKPGRKEMRELKDSVTNELLPRAFAIWRDTQVWIDPVKGRIVVDAAASAKGDEVMQLLNECVEQLGARPLQTALSPVSAMTSWLAADEAPAGFSIDQDTELRSSTQSKATVRYVRHALEADDLRRHIEAGKQCTRLALSWMDRVSFTLTENLAVKRVAPLDVLTENDDGSGDEAERFDTDFALMTGEVSRLIDHLEEALGGVTSN; via the coding sequence ATGTGGTTCAAGAACCTGCAGATCTACCGCCTCACCGCCCCCTTCGCGCTCGCACCTGAACAACTCGACGAAAAGCTCGCCGCCAAGGCCTTCCAGCCGGGCAGCAGCGCGGAAATGCAGCGCATGGGCTGGATGTCGCCGCGCGACAACGGCGCGCTGGTGCACGCGGTCGGCGGTCAGATGCTGATCACGCTGCGCACCGAAAAGAAGCTGCTGCCGGCCACCGTCATCAATCAGGTCGCCAAGGCACGTGCCCAGGAAATCGAGGAAAAGCAGGGCTACAAACCCGGCCGCAAGGAAATGCGCGAGCTGAAGGACAGCGTCACCAACGAACTGCTGCCGCGCGCCTTCGCCATCTGGCGCGATACGCAGGTGTGGATAGACCCGGTCAAGGGTCGCATCGTGGTCGACGCAGCCGCCAGCGCCAAGGGCGACGAGGTGATGCAGCTGCTGAACGAGTGCGTCGAACAGCTGGGCGCCCGACCGCTGCAGACCGCGCTGTCGCCGGTATCGGCGATGACCTCCTGGCTGGCCGCCGACGAAGCGCCTGCCGGCTTCAGCATCGATCAGGACACCGAACTGCGCTCCAGCACGCAGTCCAAAGCGACCGTGCGCTACGTGCGCCATGCGCTGGAAGCGGACGACCTGCGTCGCCACATCGAAGCCGGCAAGCAGTGCACCCGTCTGGCGCTGAGCTGGATGGACCGTGTTTCGTTCACGCTGACGGAGAACCTCGCAGTCAAGCGGGTCGCGCCGCTGGATGTGCTGACCGAGAACGACGACGGCAGCGGCGATGAAGCCGAGCGTTTCGACACCGATTTCGCGCTGATGACCGGCGAGGTCAGCCGCCTGATCGATCACCTCGAAGAAGCGCTGGGCGGCGTCACGTCGAACTGA
- the infB gene encoding translation initiation factor IF-2 codes for MALMSVSQFATELKIPAAALLEQLKQAGVDKKSEGDSLTEQDKTRLLDYLRRQHGDTAGKTKITLTRRQTTEIKATNSSGQARTVQVEVRKKRVLVKRDPAELLAEEAAQAAATEELAADVVADEATFAPEPEPTPVVPEPVLEVAPEPEPEPEPEPEPEPEPAPVETPEPVAESAPEVVAEAAAPTEPRPLTAREREAKRHSELLAHQARELKEKQEREIRMRQETEARLVRAQAEAEAKAKAEEEAKAAAAKAPAGTLHKPAKPDDKAAKAKPAAPAAAKAKPGSNWKDDAAKRRQIKTRGDAGTGGWRGGPKGRNHRDHDQGQQQAPIEAVVREVLVPETISVADLAHKMAIKATELIKVLMKLGQMVTINQVLDQETAMILVEEMGHVAKPAKLDDPEAFLGEADDEHKDVELLPRAPVVTVMGHVDHGKTSLLDYIRRARVAAGEAGGITQHIGAYHVDTPRGMITFLDTPGHEAFTAMRARGAKATDLVILVVAADDGVMPQTREAIHHAKAAGVPMVVAINKIDKPEANPDRVKQELVAEGVVPEEYGGDSPFIPVSAKKGTGIDELLENVLLQAEVLELKAPKEAPARGLVIEARLDKGKGPVASVLVQSGTLKRGDILLCGQVFGRVRAMLDESGKAISEAGPSIPVEIQGLSDVPAAGDEAMVLADERKAREIALFRQGKFRDVKLAKQQAAKLESMFEQMGEGEVRVLPLIIKADVQGSQEALVQSLMKLSTDEVRVQVIHAAVGAISETDVNLAQASKGVIIGFNVRADVGARKLAENFGVDLRYYTIIYEAVDEVKAALSGMLAPEKREHVLGTVEIRQVFRGTKIGTIAGCMVLSGLVKRGASARLLRNNVVVWTGELDSLKRFKDDVKEVKEGYECGLSLRGYNEIEEGDQLEVFEIQEIARKLA; via the coding sequence ATGGCGTTGATGAGTGTTTCCCAGTTTGCGACCGAGCTGAAAATCCCCGCGGCCGCGCTGCTTGAGCAGCTGAAGCAGGCCGGTGTGGACAAGAAGAGCGAAGGCGATTCGCTGACCGAGCAGGACAAGACGCGCCTGCTCGACTACTTGCGGCGTCAGCACGGCGATACGGCGGGAAAGACCAAGATCACGCTGACCCGTCGTCAGACCACCGAGATCAAGGCGACCAATTCGTCCGGTCAGGCGCGTACCGTGCAGGTCGAAGTGCGCAAGAAGCGCGTGCTGGTCAAGCGCGATCCGGCCGAACTGCTGGCCGAAGAAGCAGCGCAGGCGGCGGCGACCGAAGAGCTCGCGGCCGACGTCGTGGCTGACGAAGCGACCTTTGCTCCCGAGCCCGAGCCGACGCCGGTGGTGCCGGAACCGGTGCTCGAAGTGGCGCCGGAACCTGAGCCCGAACCCGAGCCGGAACCTGAGCCCGAACCCGAACCCGCGCCGGTCGAGACGCCCGAGCCGGTGGCCGAAAGCGCTCCGGAAGTCGTGGCCGAGGCGGCTGCGCCGACCGAGCCGCGTCCGCTGACCGCGCGCGAACGCGAAGCCAAGCGCCACTCCGAACTGCTCGCCCACCAGGCGCGTGAGCTCAAGGAAAAGCAGGAACGCGAAATCCGCATGCGCCAGGAGACGGAAGCCCGTCTGGTGCGCGCGCAAGCCGAGGCCGAAGCCAAGGCCAAAGCGGAGGAAGAGGCCAAGGCGGCGGCAGCGAAGGCGCCTGCCGGAACGCTGCACAAACCGGCCAAGCCCGACGACAAGGCCGCCAAGGCCAAGCCGGCGGCGCCGGCGGCCGCCAAGGCCAAGCCGGGTTCGAACTGGAAGGACGACGCCGCCAAGCGCCGTCAGATCAAGACGCGCGGCGACGCCGGTACCGGTGGCTGGCGTGGTGGCCCGAAGGGCCGTAACCATCGCGACCACGATCAGGGCCAGCAGCAGGCGCCGATCGAAGCCGTCGTACGCGAGGTGCTGGTGCCGGAAACGATTTCCGTCGCCGACCTCGCCCACAAGATGGCGATCAAGGCGACCGAACTGATCAAGGTGCTGATGAAGCTTGGTCAGATGGTCACCATCAACCAGGTGCTGGACCAGGAAACCGCAATGATCCTGGTCGAGGAAATGGGCCACGTTGCCAAGCCCGCCAAGCTGGACGATCCGGAAGCCTTCCTCGGCGAGGCCGACGATGAGCACAAGGATGTCGAGCTGCTGCCGCGCGCACCGGTCGTCACTGTCATGGGTCACGTCGATCACGGCAAGACCTCGCTGCTCGACTACATCCGCCGTGCCCGTGTGGCCGCTGGCGAAGCGGGCGGCATCACGCAGCACATCGGCGCCTATCACGTCGATACGCCGCGCGGCATGATCACCTTCCTCGACACCCCGGGTCACGAGGCCTTCACGGCCATGCGTGCCCGCGGTGCGAAAGCGACCGATCTGGTCATCCTGGTGGTGGCGGCGGACGACGGCGTGATGCCGCAGACGCGTGAAGCCATCCACCACGCAAAGGCGGCCGGCGTGCCGATGGTCGTGGCGATCAACAAGATCGACAAACCGGAAGCCAACCCGGACCGCGTCAAGCAGGAACTGGTGGCCGAAGGTGTGGTGCCGGAAGAATACGGTGGCGACTCGCCCTTCATCCCGGTGTCGGCAAAGAAGGGGACGGGCATCGACGAACTGCTCGAGAACGTGCTGCTGCAGGCTGAAGTGCTTGAACTGAAGGCGCCGAAGGAAGCTCCCGCCCGCGGTCTGGTGATCGAAGCGCGGCTCGACAAAGGCAAGGGCCCGGTCGCGTCGGTGCTGGTGCAGTCGGGTACGCTGAAGCGCGGCGACATCCTGCTGTGCGGTCAGGTATTCGGCCGTGTGCGCGCCATGCTGGACGAGTCCGGCAAGGCGATCAGCGAAGCGGGTCCGTCCATCCCGGTGGAAATTCAGGGTCTGTCCGACGTGCCGGCCGCCGGTGACGAGGCGATGGTGCTGGCCGACGAACGCAAGGCGCGTGAAATTGCGCTGTTCCGTCAGGGCAAGTTCCGCGACGTGAAGCTGGCGAAGCAACAGGCCGCCAAGCTGGAATCGATGTTCGAGCAGATGGGCGAGGGCGAGGTCCGCGTGCTGCCGCTCATCATCAAGGCCGACGTACAGGGTTCGCAGGAAGCGCTGGTGCAGTCGCTGATGAAGCTGTCCACCGACGAAGTGCGCGTGCAGGTGATCCATGCCGCGGTCGGTGCGATCTCGGAAACCGACGTGAACCTGGCGCAGGCTTCCAAGGGCGTCATCATCGGCTTCAACGTCCGCGCCGACGTCGGTGCACGCAAGCTGGCCGAGAACTTCGGTGTCGATCTGCGTTACTACACCATCATCTACGAAGCGGTCGATGAGGTGAAGGCTGCGCTGTCGGGCATGCTGGCGCCGGAAAAGCGCGAGCACGTGCTTGGTACGGTGGAAATCCGCCAGGTGTTCCGCGGCACCAAGATCGGCACGATTGCCGGTTGTATGGTGCTTTCGGGTCTGGTCAAGCGTGGCGCCAGCGCCCGCCTGCTGCGCAACAACGTGGTGGTGTGGACCGGCGAGCTCGATTCGCTCAAGCGCTTCAAGGACGACGTCAAGGAAGTCAAGGAAGGTTACGAGTGCGGTCTGTCGCTGCGCGGTTACAACGAGATCGAAGAAGGCGACCAGCTCGAGGTCTTCGAAATCCAGGAAATCGCCCGCAAGCTAGCCTGA
- the rbfA gene encoding 30S ribosome-binding factor RbfA, whose product MSERYSRSDRVSEAIRRELAKLIATELKDPRVGMVSLTAVELTPDYAHAKIYYSTLAEGDAQKLIHEGLVRASGFLRREIGRRVRIHTTPQLHFVHDQTMERADQLSRLIDKALHSGPSTGED is encoded by the coding sequence ATGAGCGAACGTTACTCCCGCAGTGACCGTGTATCGGAGGCGATCCGCCGCGAACTCGCGAAGCTGATCGCCACCGAACTGAAGGACCCGCGCGTCGGCATGGTGTCGCTGACCGCGGTCGAGCTGACGCCGGACTATGCGCACGCCAAGATCTACTACAGCACGCTGGCCGAAGGTGATGCGCAGAAGCTGATTCATGAAGGTCTGGTGCGCGCGTCCGGCTTCCTGCGCCGCGAAATCGGCCGCCGCGTGCGCATACACACCACGCCGCAGCTGCACTTCGTGCATGACCAGACGATGGAACGTGCCGACCAGCTGTCCCGCCTGATCGACAAGGCCCTGCATTCCGGCCCCTCCACCGGCGAGGATTGA
- the truB gene encoding tRNA pseudouridine(55) synthase TruB: MQPRSRWKAINGVLLLDKPIGLSSNDALQKARRLFQAARAGHTGTLDPLASGLLPVCFGEATRFAGLMLDADKEYVAQVRLGVRTTTGDAEGEVLETREVAIDEAALRGAVDAHTGDIEQIPPMHSALKHAGKPLYEYARAGETIERAVRHVRIHEIELLDVALPSFSMRVLCSKGTYIRTLAEDIGAMLGCGAHLTGLRRTRTGPLRLDRAVTLEQIAALDDDARASLLNPADILLQDMPLCRIADADAQRLINGQSVSLSAVDADIALQEEGVLRAYAGPAFLGLVVVRGARLRVKRLLPQESAQKP, translated from the coding sequence TTGCAGCCACGCTCGCGCTGGAAGGCGATCAACGGTGTGCTGTTGCTCGACAAACCCATAGGTCTCAGTTCGAACGACGCGCTGCAGAAGGCGCGTCGTCTGTTTCAGGCCGCCCGCGCCGGGCACACCGGCACGCTCGATCCGCTGGCCAGCGGCCTGCTGCCGGTCTGCTTCGGCGAGGCGACGCGCTTTGCCGGGCTGATGCTGGATGCCGACAAGGAGTATGTCGCCCAGGTGCGGCTCGGTGTGCGGACGACGACCGGAGATGCCGAAGGCGAAGTACTCGAAACCCGCGAAGTCGCGATCGACGAAGCTGCGCTGCGCGGCGCCGTCGATGCGCATACCGGCGACATCGAGCAGATACCGCCGATGCACTCGGCGCTCAAGCACGCCGGCAAACCGCTCTACGAATACGCCCGCGCCGGCGAAACCATCGAGCGTGCGGTCCGCCATGTGCGCATCCACGAGATCGAACTGCTGGATGTCGCGCTGCCGTCATTTTCGATGCGCGTGCTGTGCAGCAAGGGCACCTATATCCGTACGCTGGCTGAAGACATCGGCGCGATGCTGGGCTGCGGCGCTCACCTGACCGGACTGCGCCGAACGCGCACCGGGCCCTTGCGACTTGATCGTGCGGTGACGCTTGAGCAGATCGCCGCGCTTGACGATGACGCGCGCGCGTCGCTGTTGAATCCCGCCGACATCCTGTTGCAGGACATGCCGCTCTGCCGGATTGCCGACGCGGATGCGCAGCGCCTGATCAATGGCCAGTCGGTGTCGCTTTCAGCGGTCGACGCGGACATTGCGTTGCAAGAAGAAGGCGTGTTGCGCGCCTATGCCGGACCGGCTTTTCTCGGTCTGGTCGTCGTACGCGGCGCCCGCTTGCGGGTGAAGCGCCTGTTGCCGCAGGAAAGTGCGCAAAAGCCTTGA
- the pnp gene encoding polyribonucleotide nucleotidyltransferase has translation MFGTQKVVLETGEIARQSSGAVIVNVEETVVLATVVAQKSAKAGQDFFPLTVDYAEKFYAAGRIPGGFFKREGRPTEKETLTSRLIDRPIRPLFPEGFYNEVQVIVQVLSLNPEVDADIPAMIGASAALAISGIPFSGPIGAARVGYIDGQYIVNPTASQLKDSKLNLVVAGTEAAVLMVESEAMELSEEVMLGAVVYGHEQMQAAINAINELVEVAGKPEWDWQAPARDEALWNRISELAEAKLQDAYRITQKQVRSQSVNALRDEVIAALTADAATAPDVNTIKNYFFDMEARIVRSRILNGEPRIDGRDTRTVRPIAIRNSVMPRTHGSALFTRGETQALVIATLGTGRDEQIIDALGGEYRDRFMLHYNMPPFATGETGRFGAPKRREIGHGRLAKRALLAVLPSPEEFSYSMRVVSEITESNGSSSMASVCGGSLALMDAGVPLKAHVAGIAMGLIKDGNRFAVLTDILGDEDHLGDMDFKVAGTDSGITALQMDIKIQGITKEIMQVALAQAHEARKHILGIMQESMSGAREGVSTYAPRLLTMKINPEKIRDVIGKGGAVIRALTEETGATIDIGDDGTITIASVNSEAAEHAKRRIEAITAEVEVGKVYDGTVLRLLDFGAIVSVLPGKDGLLHISQIANERIANVADHLKEGQQVKVKVLETDEKGRIRLSMKALLAAPEANGEQG, from the coding sequence ATGTTCGGCACCCAGAAAGTGGTGCTGGAAACCGGCGAGATCGCGCGTCAATCGAGCGGCGCCGTCATCGTAAACGTCGAAGAAACCGTCGTGTTGGCGACCGTCGTGGCCCAGAAGTCGGCAAAGGCCGGCCAGGATTTTTTCCCGCTCACCGTTGATTACGCAGAAAAGTTCTACGCCGCGGGCCGTATCCCCGGCGGTTTCTTCAAGCGCGAGGGCCGTCCGACCGAGAAGGAAACGCTGACCTCGCGTCTGATCGATCGCCCGATCCGCCCGCTGTTCCCGGAAGGCTTCTACAACGAAGTTCAGGTCATCGTTCAGGTGCTGTCTCTGAACCCGGAAGTCGATGCCGACATTCCGGCCATGATCGGCGCATCCGCCGCACTGGCGATCTCCGGCATCCCGTTCAGTGGCCCGATCGGCGCCGCCCGCGTGGGCTATATCGATGGCCAGTACATCGTCAACCCGACTGCCTCGCAGCTGAAGGACAGCAAGCTGAACCTGGTCGTCGCCGGTACCGAAGCAGCCGTGCTGATGGTCGAGTCGGAAGCGATGGAACTGTCGGAAGAAGTCATGCTGGGCGCCGTGGTCTATGGCCACGAGCAGATGCAGGCCGCGATCAATGCGATCAATGAACTGGTCGAAGTCGCCGGCAAGCCGGAGTGGGACTGGCAGGCGCCGGCCCGCGACGAAGCGCTGTGGAACCGCATTTCCGAGCTGGCCGAAGCCAAGCTGCAGGATGCCTACCGCATCACGCAGAAGCAGGTGCGCAGCCAGAGCGTGAACGCCCTGCGCGACGAAGTGATCGCTGCGCTGACCGCCGACGCCGCGACGGCGCCGGACGTGAACACGATCAAGAACTACTTCTTCGACATGGAAGCGCGCATCGTGCGCAGCCGCATCCTGAACGGCGAGCCGCGCATCGACGGTCGCGACACGCGCACCGTGCGTCCGATCGCGATTCGCAACAGCGTGATGCCGCGTACCCACGGTTCGGCGCTGTTCACGCGCGGCGAGACGCAGGCGCTGGTGATCGCCACGCTGGGCACCGGCCGCGACGAGCAGATCATCGACGCGCTGGGCGGCGAGTACCGCGACCGCTTCATGCTTCACTACAACATGCCGCCGTTCGCCACCGGTGAAACCGGCCGCTTCGGCGCACCGAAGCGCCGCGAGATTGGCCATGGTCGTCTGGCCAAGCGCGCGCTGCTCGCTGTGCTGCCGTCGCCGGAAGAGTTCAGCTACTCGATGCGCGTGGTGTCGGAAATCACCGAATCGAACGGTTCGTCGTCGATGGCTTCGGTGTGCGGCGGCTCGCTCGCACTGATGGACGCCGGCGTGCCGCTGAAGGCGCATGTTGCCGGTATCGCGATGGGCCTGATCAAGGATGGCAACCGTTTCGCGGTGCTGACCGACATCCTCGGCGACGAGGATCACCTCGGCGACATGGACTTCAAGGTGGCCGGTACCGACAGCGGCATCACCGCGCTGCAGATGGACATCAAGATCCAGGGCATCACCAAGGAAATCATGCAGGTTGCGCTGGCCCAGGCCCACGAAGCGCGCAAGCACATCCTCGGCATCATGCAGGAGTCGATGTCGGGCGCCCGTGAAGGCGTGTCGACCTACGCACCGCGTCTGCTGACGATGAAGATCAATCCGGAAAAGATCCGTGACGTGATCGGCAAGGGTGGTGCGGTGATCCGCGCGCTGACCGAAGAGACCGGCGCCACGATCGACATCGGCGACGACGGCACCATCACCATCGCATCGGTGAATTCGGAAGCGGCCGAGCACGCCAAGCGCCGCATCGAGGCGATCACCGCCGAAGTGGAAGTGGGCAAGGTTTATGACGGCACGGTGCTGCGTCTGCTGGACTTCGGTGCAATCGTCAGCGTGCTGCCGGGCAAGGACGGTCTGCTGCACATTTCGCAGATCGCTAACGAGCGCATCGCCAACGTCGCCGATCACCTGAAGGAAGGTCAGCAGGTGAAGGTGAAGGTGCTCGAGACCGACGAGAAGGGTCGCATCCGCCTGTCGATGAAGGCACTGCTGGCTGCGCCGGAGGCAAACGGCGAGCAGGGCTGA
- the rpsO gene encoding 30S ribosomal protein S15: MAIVSADKARIVADFQRAAGDTGSPEVQVALLTARINDLTGHFKEHVKDHHSRRGLLKMVSQRRKLLDYLKRTNADGYRSLIGRLGLRK, from the coding sequence ATGGCTATCGTTTCCGCCGATAAAGCCCGCATCGTGGCCGACTTCCAGCGCGCGGCCGGCGATACGGGGTCGCCCGAAGTTCAAGTCGCCCTGCTGACCGCACGCATCAACGACCTGACCGGTCACTTCAAGGAACACGTCAAGGACCACCACTCGCGTCGTGGTCTGCTCAAGATGGTGAGCCAGCGTCGCAAGCTGCTTGACTACCTGAAGCGCACCAACGCAGACGGCTATCGTTCGCTGATCGGCCGCCTCGGTCTGCGCAAGTAA